One window of the Granulicella arctica genome contains the following:
- a CDS encoding efflux RND transporter permease subunit, translating to MNLSAIFIRRPVATILMVIAITLAGAIAFKALPVASLPQVDFATITVAATLPGASPEVMASSVATPLERQFGHIAGVTQMTSSSTLGTTGITLQFDYSRDVDGAARDVQAAINAARTYLPSNLPSNPTYRKVNSSAFPAAVLYMTSPIHTKGELFDTAASIVQQKLSQLSGVGQVQVVGGSLPAVRIDLNPQQLNSYGIGTTDVARTLSLQNSNRPKGQISDDFITADINANDQIMKAKDYAPLVIGTNTSTGAIVHLSDVAQLSDSTQTTRSAGYANSQPCVVLLVYRLPNANVIKVVDSIKKALPGISASIPVADKLEIAIDTTTTIRASVKDVETTMVLSIILVVAVVFIFLRSPQATLIPAVAVTTSLIGTFAGMYLLGYSVNNLSLMALTVSTGFVVDDAIVVMENITRFIEMGYSPWEASLKGAQEVSFTVLSMSLSLIAVFVPLLFMGGLIGRLFHEFSMTLCISIAVSMVISLTVTPMMCVYLLKPAGPEQHGRFYRISEGAFTALLSGYRRSLTWTLKHPILVILSLVATLALNVLLLIYVPKGLFPMQDTSLIFGGLQGSQDSSFPSMRDSLLDVQRIIGADPAVRTVAGFTGGGGGASNSAFVFLSLKPKNQRDATAGQVVDRLRPKLAALTGASTFLQAAQDIGVGGRQSNAQYQYQLSGDTVDDLGTWGPLLYKQMLKMPQLKDVTTDQQNGGLQMLLNYDRATASRFGITPQLIDQSLFYEFGEAPVSTIYTSLNQYYVVMEAAPQFYRDPTTLNSTYIHSSGPKSVPLQAFTKAHAATSPLAVNHSSFFPSVTISFNLAPSTSLGQATTDINQMQQRIGTPPSVRSQFAGTAQAFLASLSTEPMLVIAALLSIYIVLGVLYESFIHPITILTTLPSAGVGAIFALLIFHSEFDVISVIGIFLLIGIVKKNAILMIDFALLAEREQGMSTEDSIFEAAMLRFRPILMTTLAAFFGALPLALGTGTGSELRRPLGIAICGGLLFSQVLTLYTTPVIYLYFDRFSQWMRRRRGIRNPGIPNPIIANHPAS from the coding sequence ATGAATCTCTCAGCTATCTTCATCAGGCGGCCGGTCGCCACAATTCTGATGGTCATCGCGATTACTCTTGCCGGAGCCATCGCCTTCAAGGCCCTGCCGGTCGCGTCACTCCCGCAAGTAGACTTTGCGACCATCACCGTGGCAGCTACTCTTCCCGGCGCCAGCCCCGAGGTGATGGCTTCGTCAGTAGCGACACCCCTTGAGCGTCAGTTCGGCCATATCGCCGGCGTCACACAGATGACCTCCTCAAGCACTCTCGGCACCACAGGGATCACACTGCAGTTTGACTACAGCCGTGATGTCGATGGCGCAGCGCGCGACGTGCAGGCTGCCATCAATGCCGCCCGCACCTACCTGCCTTCGAATCTCCCCTCGAACCCGACCTACAGGAAAGTCAACTCTTCCGCTTTCCCTGCCGCCGTACTTTACATGACCTCGCCCATTCATACCAAGGGCGAATTGTTCGACACCGCCGCCTCCATCGTTCAGCAAAAGCTCTCCCAGCTTTCTGGCGTCGGGCAGGTCCAGGTCGTCGGAGGTTCGCTGCCCGCGGTCCGAATTGATCTCAATCCGCAGCAGCTCAACAGCTATGGCATTGGCACTACCGATGTCGCGCGGACTCTATCACTGCAGAACTCGAATCGTCCCAAGGGTCAAATCAGCGACGACTTCATCACGGCCGATATCAACGCCAACGATCAGATCATGAAGGCTAAGGACTACGCCCCGCTCGTCATTGGTACTAACACCAGCACGGGCGCAATCGTACATCTGAGCGATGTAGCGCAACTCTCTGACTCCACCCAGACCACACGTTCCGCAGGCTATGCGAACAGCCAACCTTGCGTGGTCCTCCTCGTCTATAGGCTTCCCAACGCGAACGTTATCAAGGTCGTGGACAGTATCAAGAAGGCGCTTCCGGGTATCAGCGCGTCCATCCCCGTCGCCGACAAACTCGAGATCGCCATCGACACCACGACTACCATCCGCGCCTCCGTCAAGGATGTTGAGACCACCATGGTTCTCTCCATCATCCTTGTCGTGGCAGTGGTCTTCATCTTTCTTCGCAGCCCCCAAGCCACGCTCATTCCAGCAGTGGCTGTCACGACATCGCTCATCGGCACCTTCGCGGGAATGTACCTTCTTGGCTATAGTGTCAACAATTTATCTCTCATGGCGCTCACCGTCTCTACCGGCTTTGTCGTGGATGACGCCATCGTCGTCATGGAGAACATTACACGCTTCATCGAAATGGGCTACTCCCCGTGGGAGGCATCGCTTAAGGGTGCACAAGAGGTCAGCTTCACCGTGCTCTCGATGAGTCTCTCTCTCATTGCCGTCTTCGTGCCTCTCCTATTCATGGGTGGTCTCATAGGGCGCCTCTTTCATGAGTTCTCGATGACTCTCTGCATCTCGATCGCGGTGTCGATGGTCATCTCTCTTACCGTGACTCCAATGATGTGTGTCTATCTATTGAAGCCGGCGGGCCCGGAGCAGCATGGCCGCTTCTATCGCATCAGCGAGGGCGCATTCACCGCGCTCCTTAGCGGGTATCGACGATCGCTTACCTGGACACTCAAGCATCCGATCTTGGTCATCCTCAGCCTCGTTGCGACGCTTGCCCTCAATGTGCTTCTACTGATCTACGTCCCCAAGGGACTCTTCCCAATGCAGGACACTAGCCTCATCTTCGGCGGTCTCCAAGGCTCCCAGGACTCATCATTTCCCTCCATGCGAGACTCCTTACTGGATGTGCAGCGCATCATCGGTGCTGACCCGGCCGTGCGTACCGTAGCGGGCTTTACAGGTGGTGGCGGGGGTGCCAGCAACAGCGCATTCGTCTTCCTCTCGCTCAAGCCCAAGAATCAGCGCGATGCCACTGCAGGCCAGGTCGTCGATCGACTTCGCCCCAAACTCGCCGCACTGACGGGAGCTTCAACATTTCTACAGGCCGCACAGGATATTGGCGTTGGCGGGCGTCAGAGTAACGCTCAGTACCAGTACCAGCTCTCAGGCGATACAGTCGACGATCTCGGCACCTGGGGCCCATTGCTGTACAAGCAGATGCTGAAGATGCCGCAGCTCAAAGATGTCACCACCGATCAGCAGAACGGTGGCCTCCAGATGCTGTTGAACTATGATCGCGCTACGGCCTCGCGCTTCGGCATTACGCCGCAACTGATCGATCAGTCACTCTTCTACGAGTTCGGTGAAGCCCCGGTGTCGACCATCTACACCTCGCTGAACCAGTACTACGTCGTTATGGAGGCTGCGCCGCAATTCTACCGCGATCCAACCACTCTCAACTCCACCTACATCCACTCGTCGGGACCGAAGTCCGTACCGCTGCAGGCCTTCACGAAAGCCCACGCAGCAACGTCTCCGCTCGCAGTAAATCACTCATCGTTCTTCCCCTCGGTGACGATCTCCTTCAATCTCGCCCCTAGCACCTCACTTGGCCAGGCGACCACGGACATCAACCAGATGCAGCAGCGAATCGGAACACCGCCTTCAGTGCGCAGCCAGTTCGCCGGAACAGCCCAGGCATTCCTAGCATCCTTGTCGACCGAGCCGATGTTGGTCATTGCAGCGCTGCTCTCCATCTACATCGTCCTCGGCGTGCTGTACGAGAGCTTCATTCATCCCATCACCATTCTCACCACGCTGCCGTCCGCAGGCGTAGGCGCGATCTTCGCACTGCTAATCTTTCATAGCGAATTCGATGTTATCTCCGTCATCGGTATCTTCCTGCTGATAGGCATCGTCAAGAAGAACGCGATTCTAATGATTGACTTCGCCCTTCTCGCAGAACGGGAACAGGGTATGAGCACCGAAGACTCGATCTTCGAAGCCGCCATGCTGCGCTTCCGGCCCATTCTGATGACCACCCTTGCGGCATTCTTCGGAGCGCTCCCGCTTGCCCTTGGTACCGGCACCGGTTCGGAGTTGCGCCGGCCTCTGGGTATCGCGATCTGCGGCGGACTCCTCTTCAGTCAAGTGCTGACGCTCTACACAACGCCCGTTATCTACCTCTACTTCGATCGTTTCAGCCAGTGGATGAGGCGTCGGCGCGGCATCAGGAACCCAGGCATCCCAAACCCTATAATTGCTAACCATCCAGCCAGTTAG
- a CDS encoding efflux transporter outer membrane subunit — MRVKKTHRQDVQTLPSMAMLAIAAWMLLLEGCVVGPRYVAPVTQASPAYKETLPQLSSDGTPWIPATPQDTTLRGNWWELYQEPELNALEEKLNTSNQNIAQSFQNFMAARAQVKQARASYYPTVSVGPSYTRGRTSGGEATQIAGINPNSNDFSLPFDVSWEPDVWGRIRNTVREYANAAQVSAADLANERLSQQANLAEYYFELRGQDALIALYGRTVAAYRENLKLTQVRSRTGVDTEQSVAEAELNLKSAIASTTNLRIARAQYEHAIALLTGQAASSFSMPTRSLETAIPAIPLGVPSQILQRRPDIAAAERSMAQANALIGVETAAYYPTFNIGGDVGLQSATIGKLFTWPSRFFSVGPSASETLFDGGLRRGLLNQYKAQYEANAASYRQTVLTAFQQAEDYLAAARLLGQQRKEQQDAVVAAQRYYALSNVRYKTGVDTYLNVFTAETSLLSNQQTGINIYVQQLTSTVQLIEALGGGWDNSQLPSEKAVAAK; from the coding sequence ATGAGAGTCAAAAAGACACACAGACAAGATGTTCAAACACTCCCCTCCATGGCCATGCTGGCGATCGCGGCATGGATGCTGCTTCTTGAGGGATGTGTCGTCGGCCCACGCTATGTGGCCCCCGTCACCCAGGCGTCCCCAGCCTACAAAGAAACCTTGCCACAGCTATCGTCCGACGGCACTCCGTGGATTCCCGCCACACCCCAGGACACGACCCTGAGGGGCAACTGGTGGGAGCTTTATCAGGAGCCGGAACTCAATGCGTTGGAAGAAAAGCTCAACACCTCGAACCAAAATATTGCGCAGTCCTTTCAGAACTTCATGGCCGCCCGTGCCCAGGTCAAACAGGCGCGCGCTTCCTACTATCCAACTGTGAGCGTGGGCCCATCCTATACACGAGGCCGCACCTCCGGCGGCGAGGCAACGCAGATCGCCGGCATCAATCCAAATAGCAATGACTTCAGCTTGCCTTTCGATGTTTCATGGGAGCCGGACGTATGGGGCCGCATCCGCAACACCGTTCGCGAGTACGCCAACGCCGCCCAGGTAAGCGCCGCCGACCTCGCGAATGAACGTCTCAGCCAGCAGGCCAATCTGGCCGAATACTACTTCGAACTACGAGGTCAGGACGCCCTCATCGCCCTTTACGGAAGAACCGTCGCAGCCTATCGCGAGAATCTGAAACTGACCCAGGTACGCAGTCGAACTGGTGTGGATACAGAGCAATCGGTCGCCGAAGCGGAACTGAACCTCAAGAGCGCCATAGCCTCGACCACGAATCTCCGAATCGCCCGTGCGCAGTACGAACACGCGATCGCCCTTCTCACAGGCCAGGCTGCGTCCTCCTTTTCGATGCCCACACGTTCGCTCGAGACGGCCATTCCGGCGATTCCGCTCGGCGTCCCTTCGCAGATTCTGCAACGCCGGCCCGACATCGCAGCCGCCGAAAGGAGCATGGCCCAGGCCAACGCCCTCATCGGCGTCGAGACGGCGGCCTATTATCCAACCTTCAACATCGGTGGCGACGTCGGCTTGCAGAGCGCCACGATTGGCAAGCTGTTTACCTGGCCAAGCCGCTTCTTTTCAGTTGGCCCCTCGGCGTCTGAAACACTCTTTGATGGCGGCCTCCGTCGAGGGCTCCTCAATCAGTACAAGGCGCAGTATGAGGCCAATGCCGCCTCATATCGGCAGACCGTGCTTACTGCCTTTCAACAAGCCGAAGACTACCTCGCAGCCGCACGACTCCTGGGTCAACAGAGGAAAGAGCAGCAGGACGCCGTCGTGGCCGCACAGCGTTACTACGCCCTCTCCAACGTTCGCTACAAGACCGGCGTCGACACGTACCTCAATGTCTTCACCGCGGAGACAAGTCTCCTCAGCAATCAGCAGACAGGCATCAATATCTACGTCCAGCAACTCACTAGCACAGTGCAGCTGATCGAGGCACTCGGCGGCGGTTGGGACAACTCGCAACTTCCGTCAGAAAAGGCAGTCGCAGCAAAATAA
- a CDS encoding MOSC domain-containing protein encodes MLRVSGSERRDLLRYRASTGDTGVIVVSPAGSVLSVHDTNLLHDLPTLHTLTLTRSSLPQTDCRPLALISTQTIQHLSSELGHFLAARRFRANFYLDAPAPFAEDRLVGKTIRLGSDAVIRLTERDPRCRFITLNPDSTEPFPELM; translated from the coding sequence ATGCTCCGAGTCAGTGGGAGTGAACGACGGGACCTGCTCCGCTACCGTGCATCCACGGGAGATACTGGAGTCATAGTTGTGAGCCCAGCGGGTTCGGTTCTCTCGGTACACGATACAAACCTTCTCCATGACTTACCCACTCTGCATACCTTGACTTTGACCCGGTCCTCGCTTCCACAGACAGACTGCCGTCCACTTGCTTTGATCTCAACGCAGACGATTCAGCACCTCTCGTCCGAGCTGGGCCACTTTCTTGCTGCACGTCGTTTTCGGGCAAACTTTTATCTTGATGCGCCTGCACCGTTTGCAGAAGACCGACTGGTAGGCAAAACGATCCGCCTGGGCTCGGATGCGGTCATTCGGCTCACCGAGCGGGATCCTCGTTGTCGTTTTATCACTCTCAACCCTGACAGTACCGAACCGTTCCCAGAGCTAATGTAG
- a CDS encoding P-loop NTPase fold protein: MTASDPLPPIPVADSIASADSTDFQGAERNAVGDHATDVDSLGFSPYVEAIAAFLTSPATEPPLTISIEGEWGSGKSSFMLQLEKTIAGPSRRAVFFKELPTALSIAAFVRPSRSRLIERA; this comes from the coding sequence GTGACGGCATCCGATCCGCTTCCTCCCATCCCGGTAGCTGATTCCATCGCGTCAGCAGACTCCACAGATTTTCAGGGTGCCGAGCGCAACGCTGTCGGCGACCACGCTACTGACGTTGACAGCTTGGGCTTCTCCCCATACGTCGAGGCCATTGCCGCCTTCCTCACTTCGCCTGCCACCGAACCGCCACTCACCATCTCCATCGAGGGAGAATGGGGCAGCGGCAAATCTTCTTTCATGCTGCAGCTGGAAAAAACCATCGCCGGCCCCTCACGCCGCGCCGTCTTCTTCAAGGAGTTGCCGACCGCGCTCTCAATAGCGGCGTTCGTGAGACCATCACGTTCAAGGTTGATCGAACGGGCGTAA
- a CDS encoding DUF4007 family protein produces MGSFDLAGHSFSFSGHETFVFRYTWLKKAVDAVKADPRVFGKDDAIVTLGVGKNMVRSIRHWGLAAGILQEEPKSRGTAMQVSAFGQFLFGNGDDSFGVDPFLEDPNTLWLLHWLLISNAERSTTWQWAFNRFPSNEFTREGLLQSVEDEIRRINLPVPSESTLKRDIEVFVRTYLSGRGNRTSAIEDSLDCPLTELNLLEEMSGTSLLKIRRGPKSTLSDHVFAFCLMQFWESTGSAATSLAFSEIAYSQNSPGTVFKLDENSLIERLEQLSFATSGALSYTEGAGLKQVYRKEGIIDSLQWLRTHYADTHSAVTGV; encoded by the coding sequence ATGGGTTCATTCGATCTAGCAGGGCATTCATTTTCGTTCTCCGGCCATGAGACTTTCGTGTTTCGGTACACCTGGCTCAAGAAAGCCGTCGATGCTGTCAAGGCAGATCCGCGCGTTTTTGGAAAAGACGATGCAATCGTCACTCTTGGTGTCGGAAAAAACATGGTTCGTTCGATTCGCCATTGGGGTTTGGCAGCAGGGATTCTGCAAGAGGAGCCCAAGAGCCGAGGCACCGCAATGCAGGTTTCCGCCTTCGGGCAATTTCTGTTTGGTAATGGTGATGATTCCTTTGGTGTCGATCCGTTTTTAGAAGATCCAAATACCCTCTGGCTGCTTCATTGGCTATTGATCTCGAATGCAGAACGCAGCACCACTTGGCAATGGGCGTTCAATCGCTTTCCCTCTAACGAGTTCACACGTGAAGGTCTTCTACAGAGTGTTGAGGATGAGATCCGGCGTATCAATCTGCCGGTGCCTAGCGAAAGCACCCTCAAGCGTGACATTGAGGTATTTGTACGGACGTATCTTAGCGGACGGGGAAACCGTACAAGCGCAATTGAGGACTCTCTCGATTGCCCTTTAACGGAACTAAACCTTCTGGAGGAGATGTCTGGAACAAGTCTGCTGAAGATTCGTCGCGGCCCTAAGAGCACGTTGAGTGATCATGTCTTTGCGTTCTGTCTCATGCAGTTCTGGGAGAGCACTGGCTCTGCGGCAACCAGCTTGGCGTTTAGTGAAATTGCATACTCGCAGAATAGTCCTGGGACGGTATTCAAGCTCGATGAGAACAGCCTTATTGAACGGCTTGAGCAACTAAGTTTCGCTACCAGTGGAGCCCTTAGCTACACAGAAGGAGCGGGATTGAAGCAGGTATATCGCAAAGAAGGAATCATCGATTCCCTCCAATGGTTGAGAACTCATTACGCGGACACGCATTCTGCTGTGACGGGGGTCTAA
- a CDS encoding ribbon-helix-helix domain-containing protein, with protein sequence MPVGEKANTASLRSCSGLWVSFGADPRWFPHLAGVDACAGSFWDIFASTSLKRILCTCVSLHVVTERILATRKARKLVPIPPVKRTGKPFTVYLADDLSSALAAVSKKRMVHKSVIVRVAVERLLNDLEAGQLQLPLGM encoded by the coding sequence GTGCCAGTGGGCGAGAAAGCGAATACCGCTTCATTGCGGTCCTGTAGCGGGCTATGGGTGTCGTTTGGTGCTGATCCAAGGTGGTTTCCGCATCTCGCTGGGGTTGATGCCTGCGCTGGTTCGTTTTGGGATATCTTTGCATCCACATCCCTAAAAAGGATACTGTGTACATGCGTGTCATTACATGTTGTTACGGAGCGCATCTTGGCAACCCGAAAAGCCCGAAAGCTTGTCCCGATTCCGCCCGTGAAAAGGACGGGTAAACCTTTTACGGTTTACCTAGCGGATGATCTCAGCAGTGCGCTTGCTGCGGTGTCTAAAAAACGGATGGTGCACAAATCAGTGATTGTGAGGGTAGCAGTCGAACGGCTTCTGAACGATCTGGAAGCAGGGCAGCTCCAGCTGCCGTTAGGGATGTGA
- a CDS encoding DNA phosphorothioation-associated putative methyltransferase encodes MDQHQTTPIARYRTAMKRYSLSRPLALAVAHQVISAERSVFDYGCGRGADVSLLRKAGIRAAGWDPYFHPEEPITSADCVSLGYVLNVIEDPSEREVTLKKAFELAGTVLIVAVRVDQALDDAAEFADGVLTKVGSFQKLYTQSEFKEYLRAILGRTPQMSSLGIAYVFKNEAVEAQYLAQLSLYRPQSFREEVRAAFSKDRIAQRYLALTRSLGRTPLPSEFKAFPKLLDRFGSVQRIERIASSLLDSNVLASAQEERRVNILTYMAMLRLQGLTPPPIRSLTDEVQADIKMLWPSYKASIQAGMDFLFDLGRPGRIQQECKQSPVGKKLPDALYIHRSAEDQLSPLLRLMILTARQIVGEVEYDLVKIALDGKKLSFLAYKEFEEVPHPTLNYSVKIYLPTASYDIRSYVASLNPPILHRKETFLDPLHPRYADFARLSAKEEALGLLSRTDIGTRRGWEDLLKSKGLRIDGVDLISEGDGSLGEPNLETA; translated from the coding sequence TTGGATCAGCACCAAACGACACCCATAGCCCGCTACAGGACCGCAATGAAGCGGTATTCGCTTTCTCGCCCACTGGCACTCGCCGTCGCGCACCAAGTGATTTCGGCAGAGCGGAGTGTCTTCGATTATGGCTGTGGCAGAGGTGCTGACGTAAGCCTGCTACGGAAGGCTGGAATCAGGGCGGCTGGGTGGGACCCTTATTTCCATCCTGAGGAGCCAATCACTTCAGCGGATTGCGTCAGTTTGGGATACGTGCTCAACGTTATTGAAGACCCAAGTGAACGAGAGGTTACGCTAAAGAAGGCTTTTGAGCTGGCTGGAACGGTGCTAATAGTCGCGGTCCGAGTAGACCAAGCTCTCGACGATGCCGCTGAGTTTGCAGATGGCGTCCTCACGAAGGTTGGGTCGTTTCAAAAGCTCTACACCCAAAGCGAATTCAAGGAATACCTTCGAGCGATTCTGGGGCGGACACCCCAAATGTCGAGCCTCGGAATCGCATACGTCTTCAAGAACGAAGCAGTAGAAGCACAATACCTTGCTCAACTCTCTCTTTATCGTCCCCAGAGCTTCCGCGAAGAGGTACGAGCGGCGTTTTCGAAAGATAGAATCGCACAGCGGTACTTGGCCCTCACTCGTTCGCTGGGCCGGACGCCGTTACCCTCAGAGTTCAAGGCTTTCCCCAAGTTGCTTGACCGGTTCGGTTCGGTCCAACGAATCGAACGCATCGCATCTAGCTTGCTGGACTCAAATGTGCTGGCCTCTGCGCAAGAAGAGCGGAGGGTCAACATTCTGACCTACATGGCGATGTTGCGTTTGCAGGGGCTTACGCCACCGCCAATCAGAAGCCTTACAGACGAGGTTCAGGCCGATATCAAAATGCTGTGGCCGAGCTACAAAGCCTCAATACAAGCGGGGATGGATTTTCTCTTCGATCTCGGACGGCCAGGACGAATCCAGCAGGAATGCAAGCAATCGCCTGTCGGAAAGAAGTTGCCCGACGCCCTTTACATCCACCGATCCGCAGAAGATCAGCTATCTCCGTTGTTGCGGTTGATGATCCTCACGGCGCGACAGATCGTTGGCGAAGTCGAATACGATCTCGTGAAGATTGCTTTGGACGGGAAAAAGCTCTCTTTCCTTGCCTATAAGGAGTTTGAGGAAGTGCCTCATCCAACGCTCAACTACAGCGTGAAAATCTACCTCCCAACCGCCTCATACGACATTCGGAGCTACGTTGCATCTCTAAATCCTCCCATCCTGCATCGCAAGGAAACCTTCCTGGACCCTCTTCATCCTCGCTACGCGGATTTTGCGAGACTTTCTGCAAAAGAAGAAGCGTTGGGACTTCTTTCACGGACGGATATTGGTACTCGCAGGGGCTGGGAAGACCTTCTGAAGTCCAAAGGACTGCGTATCGACGGTGTAGACCTTATATCCGAAGGCGATGGTAGTCTCGGGGAACCCAATCTGGAGACAGCATGA
- a CDS encoding DUF4113 domain-containing protein, giving the protein MRRYKVAAENIFVFMHTNTFNNDPFYSNGASARFSETTNDTGEVVALAVRLGERLWRDGFRYSKCGVMITELLPETIRQPALWGEMDREKRERAWRAMDKLNSTLGRDTVRILGAGPKDAAWKLRAEHRSPRWTTRWDELPKVRSK; this is encoded by the coding sequence ATGCGCCGGTACAAGGTCGCCGCCGAAAACATCTTCGTCTTCATGCACACGAATACCTTCAACAACGACCCGTTCTATTCGAATGGAGCATCGGCACGGTTCTCCGAGACGACCAACGACACCGGGGAAGTGGTCGCCCTGGCCGTGCGCCTGGGCGAACGGCTCTGGCGCGACGGCTTCCGCTACTCGAAGTGCGGCGTGATGATTACGGAGCTGCTGCCCGAAACCATCCGGCAACCAGCCTTATGGGGCGAGATGGATCGTGAGAAGAGGGAACGGGCCTGGAGAGCCATGGACAAGCTCAACTCCACCCTCGGGCGCGATACCGTCCGCATCCTCGGTGCCGGTCCCAAGGACGCAGCCTGGAAGCTCAGGGCAGAGCATCGCTCGCCTCGATGGACGACACGATGGGATGAACTGCCGAAAGTGCGATCAAAATGA